The Gemmatimonadetes bacterium SCN 70-22 genomic interval CGAGATCCGTTCGGTCAAGGGGGCGTCTTTCGCTGTTCATTCCGTAAAGAATTCGATGGCATTTCGCAGGATACGAATCCTATCCTGTAAGTACAACCTCTGTGGAAGATAGTTCGTATGCCAAGAGAATCGATCGACACCAGCTGCGTCCACGCCGGACGCGACGACTTCGCCCGGCTCGGCGTTCACGCCCCGCCCATCGACCTCTCGTCGACCTATCCGATGCACGACCTCGCGGAGGGGACGCACGACTTCGATGCGCTCGCCGCGGGCGGCGCGTACCCCGAGCACACCGCCGTCTACGCGCGGCTCCACAACCCCACCGTCGCCCGCTTCGAGCGCGCCTTCGCCGAGCTGGAAGGGGCGGAGGCCGCGGTCGCCTTCGGGAGCGGGATGGCGGCCGTCGCCGCGATGCTCCTGGCGGTGACCGCGCGCGGTCGCCACGTCGTGGCGGTCCGCCCGCTCTATGGCGGGACCGACCACCTGCTGGACTCCGGACTCCTGGCCCTCGACGTCACCTGGGCGCACGCCGGCGCGGTGCGCGAGGCGATCCGTCCCGACACCGCGCTCGTCTTCATCGAGACCCCCGCCAACCCGACCTGCGCCCTCGTCGACATCGCCGACGTGGTGCGGCAGGCCGGCGACGTCCCGGTCGTCGTCGACTCCACCTTCGCCACGCCGGTCCTCCAGCGCCCGCTCTCGTTAGGTGCGGCGGCATCGCTCCACTCGGCCACCAAGTTCATCGGCGGGCACGGCGACGTGGTTGCCGGGGTCATCGCCACCTCGGAAGCCATGGCGCGCGCGCTGCGCCAGGTGCGCATCGTCACCGGGGCGCTCCTGCACCCCATGGCGGCGTACTTCCTCCACCGCGGGCTCCCCACGCTCGCCGTGCGGGTCCGTGCCGCACAGGTGGGGGCGTCGGAGATCGCCCGCCGCCTCGCACGCCACCCGGCGGTGGCCACGGTGCACTATCCCGGGCTCCCCGGCGGCGATCCGTCGGGGCTCATCGGGCGGCAGATGGCGGGGGCGGGGACCATGCTCAGCTTCGACCTGGCCGGCGGCTACGACGCGGCAGCACTCGTTATGCAGCGGCTGCGGCTCATCACCCCGGCGGTCTCCCTCGGCTCCACCGATACCCTCATCCAGCACCCGGCCGGGCTCACGCACCGCCTCGTCCCGGTGCACGAGCGCGAGGCGCTTGGCATCACCGACGGCATGTTGCGCCTCTCGGTGGGGATCGAGGGGGTCGAGGACCTGTGGGACGACCTCGCGCAGGCGCTGGACGAGGTGAGCGCCCTCCAATCCGGCGATCCATCGCACGATGACGGCGTGCCGGAAGACGCGCTGGCCGGGTCGGCGTAGCACCGGCGAGGTGCGCGCGGCTTGACGCGCGGCTTGACGCGCGCGCGGCTCGCGCGTCTTACGGGCGTGAGACTCCTGATCATCAGCGGCCACGAAGCCTGGATCCACCAACTCGGCGCCCTCGGCGCCGAGCTCCATCTTCTGGACGGGCTCCCCGGGCGCGAGTCGCGGGCGTGGGATTCGCACCTGCGCCCATTCCCCGCGGGGGCGCGGCTCGTCACGCTCGACGAGGTGCGCTTCGGCGCCGCCAGTTACGACTGCATCGTGGCGCATGGGATGCGCGATCTCGTCGAGACCCGGAGTGTCGACGCCCCCCGGCTCCTGGTCCTGCACGACATGCTCGCGAGTGGAATGGGGCGCGCGCCATCCGCGGCGGAGCCGCGCGAGATGCGGACCCTGCTCAACGGCGCGCTGGTGTCGGTGGGGGGGCACGCGGTGGCGGTCTCGCGCGCGAAGGCGAGATCGTGGGGGGTGACCCACCTGGTGCTGCAGGACAGCGTGGCCCCGGACGACTACCTCCCCCACGTGGGCGACGTGGCCTGCGGCGTGCGGGTGGCGAGCCGCGTCGCCGAGCGCCGGGAAGCGCTGGCGTGGGACTTCCACGAGGGCGCCCTGGGCGGGCTTCCGCTGCGGATCGTTGGGGACAACCCGGGCATGGCCGGCGCGGCGCCGGCCGACGATTGGCATCACCTCAAGCGCATCCTCGCCTCGCACCGCTTCGCCGTGCACACCGCCGACCCGCGTCTCGAGGATGGCCACGACCTGGCGCTGCTGGAGGCGATGGCGGCGGGGCTCCCGGTGCTCACCAACCGGCACCCGACGACGATCGTGGAGCACGGGGTGTCGGGCTTCGTGGCCGGGACACCGGGGGAGATGCGCGCCCACGCCGAGCGCCTCCTGGGCGACGAGGCGTTGGCGCGCCGGCTGGGGGAGAACGCGCGCGCGTACGTGGCGCGCCATCACTCGCCATCGCGGTTCCGCGCCGAGTTCAGGCAGGCGGTCACCGAGGCACGAAAGAAGTGGGCGCGGCGCCGGGGGACGGTGGCGCGGTAGCACGTGCGGTAGCACGCGCGGAAGTACGTGCGGTAGCACGCGCGGAAGTACGTGCGGTAGCACGCGCGGAAGGCGGCGTGTCAGGAGGCGGGGGCACGCGGCGGCGTCCCGGGGGCGAGGGGCTCGGTTGGGGTGGCGCGTGCAGGAGGGGTGGCGTCGGCGCGGTACAGGGGGACATTCTGCCGTGTCGCTCCCGCGCGCGGTTCGTGCGGCGGGAGGTCAGCGCCCCCTGTCCCGATCCTCCGCGATGCAGGCCTCGACATCCCCGTTCCGCCGATTCCTCCCCGCCGCGTTCGTCCCGGCAGCGCTCCTCCTGCCGGTCGCGGGCGTGGCCGCCGCCCAGGGAAAGCCGGGCGACTTCACCCTCCCCGAATACCGCTTCGAGAGCGGCGAGGTGTTGCGCGACGTGCGGCTGCACTACGTCACGTTAGGCACCCCGCGGCGCGACGCGCGGGGGAAGGTGGACAACGGCGTCCTCATCCTGCACGGGACGGGGGGGACGGGGGGACAGTTCCTGGGGCAGGGTTTCGCCGGCGAGCTGTATGGCCCCGGGCAGCTGCTGGACACCACGCGCTACTACATCATCCTGCCCGACAACATCGGGCACGGGAAGTCCAGCAAGCCCAGCGACGGGCTGCGGATGCGCTTCCCGCGCTACGGCTACACCGACATGGTGAAGCTGCAGCAGCGCCTGGTCACGGAGGGGCTGGGGGTGGGGACGTTGCACCTGGTGATGGGGACGTCGATGGGGTGCATGCACGCCTGGATGTGGGGCTACATGTACCCCGAGGGGGCCAGGGGGCTCGTCCCGCTGGCCTGCGCCCCGGCGCAGATCGCCGGACGCAACCGGATGATGCGCCGGATGATCCTGGACGACATCCGCCGCGATCCGGAGTGGAAGGGAGGCGAGTACAGCGCGCCGCCGCGCGGGCTCCGCGCCGCGCTGGGGATGCTCTTCATGATGACCTCGGCCCCGCTGGTGCAGCAGCGGATGGCGCCCACGCGCGACGCGGCCGATTCGGCCATCACCGCGTTCCTCGATGCGCGAATGAAGGTGACCGACGCCAACGACATGCTGTACCAGTTCGACGCGTCGCGCGACTACGACCCGTCGCCCTTCCTCGAGCGCATCACCGCACCGGTCCTGGCGATCAACTCGGCCGATGATCTCGTGAACCCACCCGAACTGGGGATCGTCGAGCGGCTCATGCCTCGCGTGAAGCGCGGGGAGTTCATCCTCCTCCCGATCAGCGAGCGGACGCGGGGGCATGGGACGCACACGATGCCGGCGATCTGGGGGGGAGAGCTGGCGCGGTTCATGGCGAAGTTGAAATAGGTCGGGAGCCTGTGGCGTAGGGCCGTGGAGGGGGAAAGGCGAGGAGGGGAAGGGGAGACCGGGACCTGGAACTGGGACGGGTGAGGGGAGGGACGGGGAGCGGGAGACGGGGACCGCAGACGGGGACCGCAGACGGGGACCGCAGACGGGGACGGGGGACGGACCGGGAGGAGGGGTATGGCGCGGCGTGCGTGGGAGCGGCGTGAAGTGTGGGGGAATGACGTGGCGGGTGGCGGGATCGTCAGTGAGGTGATGCGACGTACGCTTTCCTATCGCCCTCGCTACGCCGACCCGCCGCGCCAGGCGGCGGCGCCGCGCACCCCTCCAGGGGATGCGCCGGGAGGACTCACACGCCGTGCAGATGGCCGCGTAGCCGGCCCCGATTCCGACTGGGGGATTCGGTCGCGACTCGGCCGCCTGGAGCGCTCGTGGTGGGTGCTTGGCGGCGCGCTGTTGCTGGCGCTGTTGGCGAATGAGCTGGGGGCCCAGGTGGCGCCGGTGCCGCGCGGCCCCATCGCGCGCCGCGCGATCGATTCGGCGCTCGCGGTGGCCACCGCCGACAGCGCCTGGGCGCGGGTCAAGCACACGTACTACGACACGACCTTTCGCGGGCTCGACTGGGAGGCGGTGGGGGCGGAGGTGCGGGCGCGGGCGGCGCGGGCGCGCGACGAGCGCGAGCTGCGCGCCGCGATCACGGCGATGTTCGACCGGCTGGGCGAGTCGCACTTCGCCCTGGTTCCGTCGGGTGCCGTGGAGCACGGGCGCGCGGCGCCGTCCGAGGAGGACTCGTTAGGTACGGCCGGCATCGAGCTGCGGCTGTTGCGGGGGCGGGTGGTGGTCTCGCGGGTCGTCCCGGGGTCGGCGGCGGCCGGGGCCGGGGTGCGAGCGGGGTGGTGGCTCGAGCGGGTGGGGGCGCTCGAGGTCGCGCCGCTGGTGCGCACGCGGCTCGCCTCGCTCGACGGCGCGGCGCGGCGGTTGGCGGAATTGCAGCTGACGCTGTCGCTGGCGGCGCGCACGCACGGACGGGCGGGGGAGCGCCTCCGCCTCGCGTTCCGTGACGGTCGTGGCCGCCGGCGCCCGGTGCGCCTGGTGTTGCGCCGCGACGACGCCGAGCTGGTGCGGTTCGGCCCCCTCCCGCCGCAGCTCGTCCGCTTCGAGTCGCGGCGCCTGGACGACGCGGCCGGATGCGTGGGGGTCGTGCGCTTCAACGCGTGGATGGCCCCGGTCGCTCCCCGCTTCGACGATGCGATGGCCGAGTACCGGCACTGCCGGGGGGTGATCCTCGACCTGCGCGGCAACGTGGGGGGGGTGGCGGCGATGGTGATGGGGGTGGGGGGCTATGTCCTCGACTCCGCCGTGTCGTTAGGCACGATGACCACGCGCGGCGCCGCGCTGCGCTACGTGGCCAACCCGCGCCGCAGCGACCGCCGCGGGCGACCGCTCGCGCCGTATGCGGGGGAACTGGCCATCCTGGTCGACGGGATGTCGGCCAGCACGTCGGAAATCTTCGCCGCCGCGATGCAGGTATTGGGGCGGGCGCGGGTATTCGGCGAGCCGACCGCGGGGCAGGCGCTCCCGGCCATGCTGGCCCCGCTCCCCAACGGCGACGTCATGCAGCACGTGGTGGGCGACTTCGTCGCCCCGGATGGGCGGCGGCTCGAGGCTCGTGGGGTGGTCCCCAACGTCCAGATCCAGCTGTCGCGCGCCGCCCTGCTGGCGGGGCGCGACGAGGTGCTCCGCGCCGCCCTTTCCTGGATTGGCGGGGGGGCGACGGCGACGTCGCGGGCGACGGCCTCCACGCGCCGTGCGACCCCTGCAACCTGGTAGGGCGGCCCGGCGTACAATATGGGCGGACGCCGCTCACTGGCCCGTGTTACTATTCACCCGGGTGCGACCGACGCCCGATGCTCACCCCCTGGAGAGTCCGCATGACCACCGTGTCCAACCGCGTGCTGCGCCTGGCCCGCACGCTTGCCGCCGTCGCCCTCGTCCCGGCCGCCGCGCCGGTCGCCAACGCGCAGGCGCTGCCGAGCGCGTCGGAGCTCATCGCGCGCTGGGCCAAGGAGACCAACGCCGCGTCGTACAAGACGCACAAGTCGTCGCGGATGAAGGCGGCGTTCGACCTCCCGGCCATGGGGATGAGCGCGAACATGGAGGTGGTCACCATCTTCCCCAGCCGGATGGCGTCGCGCATCGACCTCCCGGGGATGGGGGAGATGCGCCAGGGGTTCGACGGGGCGGTGGCCTGGGCGATGAACCCCATGCAGGGACCGTCGCTCCTCACCGGCCCGCAGCTCGA includes:
- a CDS encoding cystathionine gamma-synthase yields the protein MPRESIDTSCVHAGRDDFARLGVHAPPIDLSSTYPMHDLAEGTHDFDALAAGGAYPEHTAVYARLHNPTVARFERAFAELEGAEAAVAFGSGMAAVAAMLLAVTARGRHVVAVRPLYGGTDHLLDSGLLALDVTWAHAGAVREAIRPDTALVFIETPANPTCALVDIADVVRQAGDVPVVVDSTFATPVLQRPLSLGAAASLHSATKFIGGHGDVVAGVIATSEAMARALRQVRIVTGALLHPMAAYFLHRGLPTLAVRVRAAQVGASEIARRLARHPAVATVHYPGLPGGDPSGLIGRQMAGAGTMLSFDLAGGYDAAALVMQRLRLITPAVSLGSTDTLIQHPAGLTHRLVPVHEREALGITDGMLRLSVGIEGVEDLWDDLAQALDEVSALQSGDPSHDDGVPEDALAGSA